The segment CCCTCTCCAGCGGCAAGAAGGCGACGTACTACGTCGACATGCGCCGTCTCACGCTCGATCACCGCGCCGCGCCTGCGATCGGCCGCATCATGCGCGACCTCATCGGCGACCTCGACGCCGTCGCCGTCGGCGGGCTCACGCTGGGCGCCGACCCGATCGCCAACGCCGTCATGCACGCCTCGGCGGACAGCCTCGATCCGCTCGACGCGTTCGTCGTGCGCAAGGAGCCCAAGGACCACGGCCGCGGTCGCCAGGTGGAGGGCGCCGAGGTCAAGGGCAAGCGCGTCGTCGTGCTCGAAGACACCTCCACCACCGGGCAGTCCGCGCTCAAGGCCGTCGAGGTGCTGCGTCGCGAAGGCGCCGAGGTGCTCGCCGTCGCCGTGATCGTGGACCGCAAGACCGGCGCGCAGGCGGCGGTCGAGGCCGCGGGCCTGCAGTGGCGGGCGGCGATCGATCTCGACGACCTCGGCCTCGACCCGCAGTGATCCCGGCGGAGCCGACTCCCATGACTCGGATCGCCCTCGCCGTCGACGTCGGCGGCACGAAGCTCGAAGCCGCCCTCGTCCTCGACGATGGCACCCTCGTCGAGGGCTCACGCAGCCGCCGCGAGACCGGCAGGGCGGCCACCGCGGGAGACCTCGACGATGCCCTCGCCGAGGTCCTCGCGCATGCGCTCTCCCGCCTGCCGGAGGAGGCCGATCTCGTCGGCGCAGGCATCGGCAGCGCCGGGCCCGTGGACCGCCACACCGGTGCCATCTTCCCCGTCAACATGCCGCTCGCGCGCGGCTACGGGCTGGCGGACGCCGTGACGCGCACGGCATCCGGCATCCTCGGCCGCGAGATCCGCGCCGTGTTCGGGCACGATGGGGGCGCGCTCGCTCTCGCAGAGTCGTGGCTCGGTGCCACGCGCGATGCCAGGGCGTCGCTGTCGATCGTGGTGTCGACCGGGGTCGGCGGCGGGTTCGTCATGGACGGGCGGTACGTGCCCGGCGCGACCGGCAACGCCGGGCATCTCGGTCAGGTGCGCCGCGGGGCAGGGCTCACCCTCGAAGAGATCGCCTCGGGGCCGGCGAGCGCCTCATGGGCGCAGTC is part of the Microbacterium pseudoresistens genome and harbors:
- the pyrE gene encoding orotate phosphoribosyltransferase, coding for MLSTPELEADRQNLIGLIKAEAVFHGDFTLSSGKKATYYVDMRRLTLDHRAAPAIGRIMRDLIGDLDAVAVGGLTLGADPIANAVMHASADSLDPLDAFVVRKEPKDHGRGRQVEGAEVKGKRVVVLEDTSTTGQSALKAVEVLRREGAEVLAVAVIVDRKTGAQAAVEAAGLQWRAAIDLDDLGLDPQ
- a CDS encoding ROK family protein, which translates into the protein MTRIALAVDVGGTKLEAALVLDDGTLVEGSRSRRETGRAATAGDLDDALAEVLAHALSRLPEEADLVGAGIGSAGPVDRHTGAIFPVNMPLARGYGLADAVTRTASGILGREIRAVFGHDGGALALAESWLGATRDARASLSIVVSTGVGGGFVMDGRYVPGATGNAGHLGQVRRGAGLTLEEIASGPASASWAQSQGWRGATGEDLARDAASGDAIARAAIERSARAVGEALADAATLVDLDVIAIGGGFSRVSDDYIDLVHAALTETAAHEYSRRTRVVRSSLGDEGPLIGAAAFVLR